A region of Stegostoma tigrinum isolate sSteTig4 chromosome 5, sSteTig4.hap1, whole genome shotgun sequence DNA encodes the following proteins:
- the tcaim gene encoding T-cell activation inhibitor, mitochondrial isoform X1, which produces MLRFLGRFCAGIANHQICRMSILSVTEAVNALRPFYFAVHPDFFGQYPREREVNENSLKQLNSYLECMQRPGQKPLQPTKLTFYIRDTSCDPNAPQRHVNTSGFRPVTFTLQSKDLLSVVVTILKSCSLSTDHVQDSQIDRGLPERTRNVLFGRPIKWDKTYYTVTGYRDPEEELDCTVRMEPALGLWLHKNRATASEKLTISIPLRDELNHLKTQLCQQLEIADIRWQRSWGVAHRCSQLHSLARFTQQNSPELRNIKGCTLIFADNSGMNAAGQIMLGTVDVHHHWTKLLERLPIYYDLHSHLSVLKERTSYLLGDVELVYDEDLQPTIMVEDYYRMLKTFYQNLIVVQPLFHPRSLKGLQIILENDSSAPSLLKAGQLSIPVTCDPTTFQWFVLAHSQRARTYLRREEELERKQKTLIRDCIERLGLKRLYKEPSVSSQQMVKCCQRLLEGHISELQGMHLCISHFYTVLQDGDLCVPWDWKQ; this is translated from the exons ATGCTCCGCTTTCTGGGCAG ATTCTGTGCAGGAATAGCCAATCATCAGATTTGTCGAATGAGCATCTTGTCAGTGACTGAAGCTGTGAATGCCCTGAGACCTTTCTACTTTGCTGTACACCCAGATTTCTTTGGCCAGTATCCGAGAGAGAGG GAAGTGAATGAAAATTCCCTCAAGCAGTTGAATAGCTACTTGGAGTGCATGCAAAGACCGGGGCAGAAACCCCTTCAACCCACAAAACTCACATTCTACATCAGAGACACAAGTTGTGATCCAAATGCACCCCAGCGCCATGTAAATACCTCAG GGTTTCGACCAGTCACTTTTACGCTACAGAGTAAGGACCTCCTCAGTGTGGTTGTAACGATCTTGAAATCCTGCAGTTTATCCACTGATCATGTGCAAGATTCACAGATTGACAGGGGCCTGCCTGAGCGGACCAGGAACGTTCTATTTGGTAGACCTATCAAATGGGATAAGACCTACTACACTGTCACTGGCTACAGGGACCCAGAGGAAGAGTTGGACTGCACTGTCCGTATGGAACCTGCACTTGG GTTGTGGTTGCATAAAAACAGAGCTACTGCCTCCGAGAAGTTAACTATCAGTATTCCACTGCGAGATGAGCTGAATCATTTAAAAACGCAACTGTGTCAGCAACTGGAGATAGCTGATATCAG GTGGCAGAGAAGTTGGGGAGTAGCTCATCGATGTAGCCAGTTACACAGCCTTGCTCGTTTCACGCAGCAGAACTCTCCAGAATTACGTAATATCAAAG GATGTACTCTAATCTTTGCTGATAACTCTGGGATGAATGCTGCAGGGCAGATTATGTTAGGAACTGTGGATGTCCATCATCACTGGACAAAA CTATTGGAGAGGTTGCCCATCTACTATGATCTTCACAGCCATCTTTCTGTGTTGAAAGAGAGGACCAGCTACCTTCTGGGAGACGTTGAGTTAGTTTATGATGAGGATCTACAGCCAACAATAATGGTCGAAGATTATTACAGAATGTTAAAGACCTTCTATCAGAATTTGATCGTTGTtcaacctctgtttcatccacgaAGTCTAAAGGGACTGCAAATAATTCTAGAGAA TGATTCTTCTGCTCCTAGCCTCCTTAAAGCAGGTCAGCTGAGCATACCTGTGACATGTGACCCCACTACCTTTCAATGGTTTGTTTTGGCTCATTCACAAAGAGCCAGGACCTACTTGAGAAGAGAGGAAGA ATTGGAACGGAAACAGAAGACACTGATCAGGGATTGCATTGAACGACTTGGACTCAAGAGACTATATAAGGAGCCCAGTGTGTCCAGCCAACAAATGGTGAAATGCTGTCAAAGACTCCTTGAAGGACACATCAGTGAGTTGCAAGGGATGCACCTGTGTATCTCCCATTTCTATACAGTGTTACAGGATGGTGACTTGTGCGTGCCCTGGGACTGGAAACAGTAG
- the tcaim gene encoding T-cell activation inhibitor, mitochondrial isoform X2, which yields MQRPGQKPLQPTKLTFYIRDTSCDPNAPQRHVNTSGFRPVTFTLQSKDLLSVVVTILKSCSLSTDHVQDSQIDRGLPERTRNVLFGRPIKWDKTYYTVTGYRDPEEELDCTVRMEPALGLWLHKNRATASEKLTISIPLRDELNHLKTQLCQQLEIADIRWQRSWGVAHRCSQLHSLARFTQQNSPELRNIKGCTLIFADNSGMNAAGQIMLGTVDVHHHWTKLLERLPIYYDLHSHLSVLKERTSYLLGDVELVYDEDLQPTIMVEDYYRMLKTFYQNLIVVQPLFHPRSLKGLQIILENDSSAPSLLKAGQLSIPVTCDPTTFQWFVLAHSQRARTYLRREEELERKQKTLIRDCIERLGLKRLYKEPSVSSQQMVKCCQRLLEGHISELQGMHLCISHFYTVLQDGDLCVPWDWKQ from the exons ATGCAAAGACCGGGGCAGAAACCCCTTCAACCCACAAAACTCACATTCTACATCAGAGACACAAGTTGTGATCCAAATGCACCCCAGCGCCATGTAAATACCTCAG GGTTTCGACCAGTCACTTTTACGCTACAGAGTAAGGACCTCCTCAGTGTGGTTGTAACGATCTTGAAATCCTGCAGTTTATCCACTGATCATGTGCAAGATTCACAGATTGACAGGGGCCTGCCTGAGCGGACCAGGAACGTTCTATTTGGTAGACCTATCAAATGGGATAAGACCTACTACACTGTCACTGGCTACAGGGACCCAGAGGAAGAGTTGGACTGCACTGTCCGTATGGAACCTGCACTTGG GTTGTGGTTGCATAAAAACAGAGCTACTGCCTCCGAGAAGTTAACTATCAGTATTCCACTGCGAGATGAGCTGAATCATTTAAAAACGCAACTGTGTCAGCAACTGGAGATAGCTGATATCAG GTGGCAGAGAAGTTGGGGAGTAGCTCATCGATGTAGCCAGTTACACAGCCTTGCTCGTTTCACGCAGCAGAACTCTCCAGAATTACGTAATATCAAAG GATGTACTCTAATCTTTGCTGATAACTCTGGGATGAATGCTGCAGGGCAGATTATGTTAGGAACTGTGGATGTCCATCATCACTGGACAAAA CTATTGGAGAGGTTGCCCATCTACTATGATCTTCACAGCCATCTTTCTGTGTTGAAAGAGAGGACCAGCTACCTTCTGGGAGACGTTGAGTTAGTTTATGATGAGGATCTACAGCCAACAATAATGGTCGAAGATTATTACAGAATGTTAAAGACCTTCTATCAGAATTTGATCGTTGTtcaacctctgtttcatccacgaAGTCTAAAGGGACTGCAAATAATTCTAGAGAA TGATTCTTCTGCTCCTAGCCTCCTTAAAGCAGGTCAGCTGAGCATACCTGTGACATGTGACCCCACTACCTTTCAATGGTTTGTTTTGGCTCATTCACAAAGAGCCAGGACCTACTTGAGAAGAGAGGAAGA ATTGGAACGGAAACAGAAGACACTGATCAGGGATTGCATTGAACGACTTGGACTCAAGAGACTATATAAGGAGCCCAGTGTGTCCAGCCAACAAATGGTGAAATGCTGTCAAAGACTCCTTGAAGGACACATCAGTGAGTTGCAAGGGATGCACCTGTGTATCTCCCATTTCTATACAGTGTTACAGGATGGTGACTTGTGCGTGCCCTGGGACTGGAAACAGTAG